The window CTCAAGTTCAATCCATTGAGATCCAAAAAAAGAAAGTTTCATCTCTTATAGTGATTAGATTTGAAACTTTCAAGTGTTTCAAAAAATTTCATTCCAACCATTTATGATGGTTTCCAAAATCTTGGCACTTGACTATTTAAGAGTTTCATAAGGGTTTATAAGATCATATTTTTAGTatcaagaaaaaattattagggTTTCAACTTTTAGAGTGGGTTAGAGGTTTTACATTTCTAGGGATTCATTCTTAAGAAACTTAAGCAATTTAACAACTATTTATTTGTTTCCCTATCACATATTAAAGAAAACTAgactaaaatgataataatcGGGTAAAAAATCggtttaaaagattaaaatatcaCGGATCTCACTGAAAACGAATAAAGATTgatgtcattttttaaataaaaagaaatacttttagaaggggaaatttgaggagatgACCCTAAAAAACCCTAAATGCGGAAAGTGAGGGTcactaatttaaatagcgctggtgaccatTTTTTTTCCTGACGAAAATGtccctattgcgtcacgcatcctCAGGTTGCatgacgcaattttttatttttttattttttcaaaaaattttaattataaatttttttggacgaaaatgccccagttgcgtcacgcaacctcagttgcgttacgcaatcgcgtcacgcaaacccagttgcgttacgcaatcgcgtcacgcaaaCCCAGTTGCGTTACGCGACCGCGTCACGCAATCgcgagacaaaaaaaaaatttgaaaaaaaaaaataaaaaaatatccggttgcgtcacgcaactagAGTTGCGTTACGTAAGAAtacaattgtcattaaaaaaagagagtcaccagcgctatttaaattatccacTCACACAAATGATAATTCACTCTATTATCAGGAAGGTCATCCGCTCAAATTTCCTTTAAAAAAGAATGAATTAGTTTATAAgttcattagttttttttataattaatattttatcatatttttattgaaaggACAATTTAAGTTAAAGTAAacctttatttttctttcaaacatCCTAATTATAGAAttgaaattgttaattaaaaaaataatatttattttaaaagttgttgaattatttacataaaataattaatttttaatcgatccaaaacaatattaataaaaataaatatcaaacaatgACATTCCCTTAAAAATCCCAAACGCTTGAAAGTAAacaaaattgacatgaaaattTTGGATTAGGAAACCCTAGGATCAGGAAATggatatgtataaataattgccGAAATTTTCTCTGTAATCGAGGCGCCATTGCTGACAGATTGCTTCCCCACTCTCTATCTTGACTTCTAGACCAGCCGATTCTCAGGTTAGAGACAAAAAACACTTGAATTTCTCGATAGCGacgtttttgtttgtttgttgataAATTCTTGACTTTTGTTTATCTTCTCAGATCTTTTACCGCCTAATTTTATAGATAGAGGTAGAACTAGGAGcatcaaattcgaatttataCTTGGGTATGATATgaaataatgaatttttatcATTCGATATCAAACAAAGCGATTTCCATTCTCAATCTTTGCGTTCTGTGCTTGATATTAACAGGGAAAAGAAATGGGGAAACCCAGCGGGAAAAAGAACAAACAGGTGGTGGGCATTACGAAACAAGGGAAATCTGCGGAGAAAACTTCCAAAGCGTTTGATGAAGATACAGCCGTCTTCATTAACATGTCACAAGAATTGAAAGATGAAGGCAATCGACTCTTCCAACGGAGGGACCATGAGGGAGCGATGCTCAAGTACGAAAAGGCTCTCAAATTCCTTCCGAGTAATCATATAGACGTCGCCAATTTACGCAGCAATTTGGCCTCTTGTTACATGCAGATGGATCTCGGAGAATTCCCCAGAGCAATACACGAATGCAATTTAGCTCTAGAAATCTCTCCTAAGTTTACCAAAGCCTTACTGAAGAGGGCCAGGTGTTATGAAGCTCTCAACAGGCTTGATTTAGCCTTAAGGGATGCTAACAATGTTTTGAGTCTTGAACCTAATAATTTGATGGCGATGGAGGTTGCAGAGTGTGTGAAGAAATCAATTGAGGATAGAGGTCTAAATTTCGAGGATAAGCAGATTGTTCCTACTCCCGAGTATGTTCAGCCTCCTTTAAAGCCTGTGGTGAAGGAGAAGGTCAAGAAAAAGAAGGGCCACAAGTTGCAGCAATCTAACATTAAGTTGAAGGATGAAATTGACAAAGTGAGTGTAAAGGAAGAGATAGTGGTGACTCTGGTGACAAAGACTGTGAAGTTAATATTTGGTGAAGACATAAGATGGGCTCAATTACCCCTCAATTGCGACCTTTGCCTAGTAAGAGACATAGTCAAGGATCGATTCCCCAATTTAAAAGGCGTTCTTATCAAGTACAAGGACATAGAAGGTGATCTAGTAACTATCACTACAACCGATGAACTGAGGTTAGCCGAATCATCAGGTGATCATCAACAAGGTTCTCTAAGATTCTACATTGCAGAAGTTACACTTGACAAAGAACCGGCATATGAAGGAAGGAAGAACGAGAAAACAGAGGAGAAGAATGTGGAACCGCTTAAGGAAGTTACATTAATCGATGATTGGATCATCCAGTTTGCGAGGTTATTCAAGAATCATGTTGGGTTTAATTCAGACTCATACTTGGATCTTTACGATCTAGGAATGAAGATGTATTCAGAAGCTATGGAAGAAACTGTTACGAGTGAGGATGCTCAAGAACTCTTCAGCTTTGCTGCTGATAAGTTTCAAGAGATGGCAGCTTTGGCTTTGTTCAATCGGGGCAATGTTCACATGTCAAGGGCGAGAAAACGGTTGTATTCCACCGAAGAAGGTTCTAAAGAACAGATACTTTCGCAGGTTAAAACAGCTTATGAATGGGCGAAGAAAGAATATGTTAAGGCAGGAATGAAATACGAAGAAGGTTTGAAAGTCAAACCGGATTTCTACGAAGGATTACTTGCACTTGCACAACAGCAATTTGAACAAGCGAAGCTTTCTTGGTATTATGCAATTGGAATTGAAGTTGATCTCGAATTGGAAAAGGAATTGGCATCAGAGATTATGGATCTTTACAATAAGGCCGAGGATAATATGGAGAAGGGAATGCAGATGTGGGAGGAAATTGAGGAACAACGGCTTAATGGGCTGTCTAAGTTTGATAAATACAAAGACGAGATACAAAGATTGGGATTTGTTCATTTACTGAAAGATATATCGGCTGATGAAGCTTCAGAGAAAGCTTCCAATATGAGGTCTCAGATTTATATCTTGTGGGGTACTTTGTTATATGAACGTTCTGTTGTGGAATTCAAGTTGAGTTTGCCAACATGGGAAGAATGTTTGGAGGTTGCAGTCGAGAAATTTGAACTTGCTGGAGCTTCTTCAACTGATATAGCTGTAATGATAAAGAATCATTGTTCAAATGACTCTGCTGTTGATGgtaaagagatttttttttttgattctTTTTGTCTGTTAGTAATTtagaatatttgtttttgttttgtgttcttattGCAGGTTTCGTATTCAAGATTGATGAGATAGTACAGGCATGGAATGAGATGTACGATGCGAAAAGGTGGCAGCTTGGCATGCCATCTTTCAGATTAGAACCTCTATTCAGAAGGAGAGCTCCAAAACTCCATTCCATGTTGGAACATGTTTGAgatttgttcttttttttgttatagtAATGTCTTAAAAGATGCACGAGATTCCAGCTGCTGCCTATTTGCTATGTTTTCATCAAGTATGATAGGTAAATCATTATCTGCTTTCTACGATTATGTTTTAGTTTTGACCTTCATGAGTTCAATGTGGTAACTTGGTGCTTTATCTTTATTAGTAGTTTTGAAATGCATAGAGAACTAGCTAGCTAGTGGTGTTATCAAGTTGGAGCATACACCTCATTCATGTTTGAATGTTCCCAATTTGTCTTTTAAGTCTGAGGTGTGATTTTATCGaaaaaatcacaataaatatggattgcaccaccCATGGTAGCTGAACTGGTAAGAGTCTTCAACTTATGAAGTTGAAGTCTCAAGTTTTATTCCCACTGGAATCACTTTGATAGTAAGGGTAAGATGGAGTAATGGCAGTGGATAATTATGCAAGCCTCTTCCAAAAAATAAATCCTAgtctaaaataaaaagtaaaaaacatatgGATTACTTATAATTTG is drawn from Impatiens glandulifera chromosome 3, dImpGla2.1, whole genome shotgun sequence and contains these coding sequences:
- the LOC124930964 gene encoding protein PHOX1-like, encoding MGKPSGKKNKQVVGITKQGKSAEKTSKAFDEDTAVFINMSQELKDEGNRLFQRRDHEGAMLKYEKALKFLPSNHIDVANLRSNLASCYMQMDLGEFPRAIHECNLALEISPKFTKALLKRARCYEALNRLDLALRDANNVLSLEPNNLMAMEVAECVKKSIEDRGLNFEDKQIVPTPEYVQPPLKPVVKEKVKKKKGHKLQQSNIKLKDEIDKVSVKEEIVVTLVTKTVKLIFGEDIRWAQLPLNCDLCLVRDIVKDRFPNLKGVLIKYKDIEGDLVTITTTDELRLAESSGDHQQGSLRFYIAEVTLDKEPAYEGRKNEKTEEKNVEPLKEVTLIDDWIIQFARLFKNHVGFNSDSYLDLYDLGMKMYSEAMEETVTSEDAQELFSFAADKFQEMAALALFNRGNVHMSRARKRLYSTEEGSKEQILSQVKTAYEWAKKEYVKAGMKYEEGLKVKPDFYEGLLALAQQQFEQAKLSWYYAIGIEVDLELEKELASEIMDLYNKAEDNMEKGMQMWEEIEEQRLNGLSKFDKYKDEIQRLGFVHLLKDISADEASEKASNMRSQIYILWGTLLYERSVVEFKLSLPTWEECLEVAVEKFELAGASSTDIAVMIKNHCSNDSAVDGFVFKIDEIVQAWNEMYDAKRWQLGMPSFRLEPLFRRRAPKLHSMLEHV